The Erwinia billingiae Eb661 nucleotide sequence GCACAGCTTTATGGCGATTAAACGCCATGCGCACGCCAGCGAAGTCGCCTCGATGGTGTTATGGATTGCCAGCAGTGAAGCAGGCATGGTGACCGGTACGGCCCTGACCATTGATGGTGGCTTTGGCGCCTGAGTTAGCCTTCAGGGTTGACTGAATTTCGCGCAATCAACCCGGTGACCCAGTCGGCAAACACCCTGACTTTGGTGCTGAGTTGGCGGCTGGGCGCATAGCTGAAATAGATGTCCACCGGCGGTGCCCGCCAGTCCTCGAGGACGGGCACCAGCTTGCCTGCCTTGATGGACGGGTGAATCATAAAATCCAGCGTATGAATTAAGCCAATACCCGCCAGCGCCGTCGCCAGATGGGCGTTACTCTCATTGACCATCACCTTGCAGGCGGGGGTGATCTCCAGCGATTCTCCCTGTTTGCAGAATTTCATCGGTAACAAAATGCCGGTTTGTGACGAAAAATAGCCGGCCACCGGGAAATTGCCATCCAGAATTTGCTGCGGATGCTCGGGGACGCCATAGCGTTGCAGATACGCTTTGCTGGCGCAGGTGGTCCAGCCGAACGCGCCGATTTTACGCGAGATCAATGCGCCATCAGCGGCACTGATGCGAATGGCGCCATCAATGTTCTCGCCAATCACATCGGCCGTGCGGTCGGACACGCCAACCTGCAGCTCAATATCCGGATAACGGGCACAAAAGTCTGGCAGCGCCGGGATCAACAGCAGGCTGGCGACGGCTCCACCGGTTTCGATACGTAACCGTCCCTTAGGCGTTGCCTGCGATCGACCCAGCGTGGCATCAATATCCTCAAGCTCGCTGAGCAGATGTTTGGTCCGTTCATAATATGCCGTGCCGTCGCGGGTGACGCTGACCCGCCGGGTGCTGCGTTCAAGCAGTTTTACCCCGAGATGCTTTTCCAGCGCCTGAATCGATTTGCTCAGGGTGGCATTGGGCATTTGCAGCGATTGCGCGGCTTTCGAGAACCCACCGGTTTCGACAACCCGCGCAAAGGCCCGTATGGCTTGAAGTTGATCCATGGCAGAACGCTCCCGGCTGATTATCTCTGTGGGGGAATAAAGATTTCGAATTTACGCTATTTATTCCTGAATCCGCCAGTTCTATATTCATTCCCGTACTGACAACCCAATCACTCGCGGAGAATGTCCATGAAAATTATCGACCTCAGCAATATCCACAGCAGCAAACATCAGGGAAAAATTGCGCTTGTTACCGGCGGCAGCTCGGGTATCGGTCTGGCGACCGCCATGCGTCTGGCCCGCGAGGGTGCCACGGTTGTCATCACCGGTCGTCGTCAGACTGAACTGGACAGCGCGATTGCGCAGATAGGGTCTGGCGCCACCGCGATTCAGGGCGATATCTCTGTTGCCGCAGATGTGGATCGTATTGTTGCCAGTCTCCGCGAGGCACACGGTCGTCTCGATTTACTGTTTGCCAACGCAGGTGGTGGCGAGTTTGCGCCGCTGGAGTCCATCAGCGAGGCGCAGTTCGACAAGTACTTCAACATTAACGTTAAGGGCTCGCTATTCACCATTCAGAAAACGCTGCCGCTGATGGGCGAGGGAAGTGCCATCGTAGTCACCGGTTCAATCGCCGCTAATCAGGGGATGCCCGCTTTCGGCGTGTATGCCGCGACCAAAGCCGCACTGCGCTCTTTTGTGCGCACTGCTGCCTCCGATCTTAAAGGCCGTCATATCCGCATTAATGCCATCGCTCCTGGCGTGGTGATCACCCCGGCCTATAAATCCGAATTAGGCATGAGCGATGAGGACATCGAGGGATATCTGCAGCAGGTGGCCGAGAAAACCCCGCTGGGCCGGGCTGCCAGCGCCGATGAGATGGCAAAAGCGATGTCGTTTCTGGCCTCGGACGATGCCAGCTATATCACCGGCATTGAACTGGTTGTCGATGGCGGCATGACCCAGATTTGAAGTTAGTGGGCTGTTAAGTAAAGGTCATCGCCCAGGTGATCATACCAGCAATACAGGTGGTGAAGGTCAGGGCGATCAGAAACAAAATGTCGATCCATTTATCCAGCGTTGGGCTGTGTTTCACCCCTTTAGAGCGCAGCCCCCAGTAAGACAGGATAGTGGTGATCAAATACAGGAAAGCATTGATCGCCAACATATCGTCCCCCAG carries:
- a CDS encoding LysR family transcriptional regulator; translation: MDQLQAIRAFARVVETGGFSKAAQSLQMPNATLSKSIQALEKHLGVKLLERSTRRVSVTRDGTAYYERTKHLLSELEDIDATLGRSQATPKGRLRIETGGAVASLLLIPALPDFCARYPDIELQVGVSDRTADVIGENIDGAIRISAADGALISRKIGAFGWTTCASKAYLQRYGVPEHPQQILDGNFPVAGYFSSQTGILLPMKFCKQGESLEITPACKVMVNESNAHLATALAGIGLIHTLDFMIHPSIKAGKLVPVLEDWRAPPVDIYFSYAPSRQLSTKVRVFADWVTGLIARNSVNPEG
- a CDS encoding glucose 1-dehydrogenase — translated: MKIIDLSNIHSSKHQGKIALVTGGSSGIGLATAMRLAREGATVVITGRRQTELDSAIAQIGSGATAIQGDISVAADVDRIVASLREAHGRLDLLFANAGGGEFAPLESISEAQFDKYFNINVKGSLFTIQKTLPLMGEGSAIVVTGSIAANQGMPAFGVYAATKAALRSFVRTAASDLKGRHIRINAIAPGVVITPAYKSELGMSDEDIEGYLQQVAEKTPLGRAASADEMAKAMSFLASDDASYITGIELVVDGGMTQI